From Fibrobacter sp. UWB5, the proteins below share one genomic window:
- a CDS encoding ATP-binding protein: MKKFKIKRWMPLSPAIIVVAVAVVILVVVYALIARETYFKQVEESIVQDTQRMSSELTEKLKYAKSSIKLVSYSVSTKMDGPELRRPESVFLSMMDEVPFSRIEYIRKDGLKLSYDEEPVDVSESDFFRQGIMGRSGVWIDYKAKTFSESKINVFTPLYYDHSVIGVISGILGGKKDLLPLLKNTLNGESTVVLVCDGELNIITSNIVENDYGKSFEMRAQDFFPADIFDMFKKNAVMKEPKAFRFTTEYGTSIACVMPANELGWFVVQMVPYHVLTGVTKVIVLKSFFALFFVLLFFIIYIHSVYRTNRRLRSELEGKHLNVINALTDSYGSAFVIDSMTGQSESYCIDENVSRYMQDAFDKSPHYDQLMSLYVNRMVLLEDRPLFDRVINLERLNREFLKHNRFEFIYRISRGGVIHYMQVHYVKPSKDRPEFVMGIKLVDESMNAELEKRKELNEQRVALVKALDRAQRADKAKSNFLFNISHDIRTPMNAILGYGVLTQKYLLNLNLPESQASMLNYYMRGIQSAGSLLLDMINSVLNLTTIESGYEKLEEHPVLTATLSEDLIMTFEQTARQKSVMLQVSRNIKSRCVYVDKVKFHQILLNIVSNAIKYTRAGGLVRISLRDLPHETPGMCYIEMIVEDTGVGISEEFLPKVFELFEREQTALTRGIDGTGLGLSIVKKLVDLMRGTVKITSRVGEGTRVVVVTPHQIAEDQVEEVSVEESPFKKSLAGKRVLVADDDPQTIEIVSSMLETANADVVSVNTGNDCYRKIDMSPAGSFDVVLMDVKMPKGDGLETTARIRKMEDRRKSKLPIIALSASAFEEEKRAAFDAGVNGHVTKPIDFAELFALIMRLLK, encoded by the coding sequence ATGAAAAAGTTTAAGATAAAACGTTGGATGCCTTTAAGCCCGGCCATTATCGTGGTTGCGGTGGCGGTAGTTATTCTTGTTGTTGTTTACGCCTTGATCGCTCGCGAAACCTATTTTAAGCAAGTCGAAGAATCGATTGTGCAAGATACGCAGCGAATGTCTTCGGAATTGACCGAAAAGTTGAAATACGCAAAAAGTAGCATCAAACTGGTGTCTTATTCCGTGTCCACGAAAATGGATGGCCCGGAACTTCGCCGCCCGGAATCGGTATTCCTGTCGATGATGGACGAGGTTCCCTTTTCAAGGATTGAATATATTCGTAAAGACGGCCTGAAGCTTTCTTATGACGAAGAACCGGTTGATGTTTCTGAAAGTGATTTTTTCCGTCAAGGAATCATGGGCAGGTCTGGCGTTTGGATCGATTACAAGGCCAAAACTTTCAGTGAATCTAAAATCAACGTATTTACCCCTCTCTATTACGATCATTCCGTGATTGGCGTGATTTCTGGAATCTTGGGTGGCAAAAAGGACCTTTTGCCCTTGCTCAAGAATACGTTGAATGGGGAATCTACGGTGGTGCTTGTATGCGATGGTGAATTGAATATCATCACGTCAAACATTGTCGAAAACGATTACGGAAAATCTTTTGAAATGCGGGCCCAGGATTTCTTCCCGGCGGACATCTTCGACATGTTCAAGAAGAATGCCGTTATGAAGGAACCGAAAGCATTTAGGTTTACAACGGAATACGGCACATCGATTGCATGCGTTATGCCGGCAAACGAACTGGGGTGGTTCGTGGTACAAATGGTGCCGTACCATGTGCTGACGGGTGTAACCAAGGTAATCGTTCTAAAGTCATTCTTTGCCCTCTTCTTTGTACTGCTCTTCTTTATCATCTATATCCATTCGGTTTACCGAACCAACCGTCGCCTGCGTAGCGAATTGGAAGGCAAACACCTGAACGTCATCAATGCCCTTACGGATTCTTATGGTAGCGCCTTCGTTATTGATTCCATGACCGGTCAGAGCGAAAGCTATTGCATTGACGAGAATGTGTCGCGCTACATGCAAGACGCCTTTGACAAGTCTCCGCATTACGATCAGCTGATGTCGCTGTATGTGAACCGCATGGTGCTGCTCGAAGATCGTCCGCTTTTTGATCGCGTTATCAACTTGGAACGCCTGAATCGCGAATTCCTGAAGCATAACCGCTTTGAATTCATTTACCGCATTTCCAGAGGCGGAGTTATCCATTACATGCAGGTCCATTATGTCAAGCCTTCCAAGGATCGCCCTGAATTTGTCATGGGCATCAAGCTTGTCGATGAATCCATGAATGCGGAACTTGAAAAACGCAAGGAACTGAACGAACAGCGTGTGGCGCTTGTGAAGGCGCTTGACCGTGCGCAGCGTGCAGATAAGGCTAAATCGAACTTCCTGTTCAATATTAGCCATGATATTCGAACTCCGATGAATGCGATTCTTGGCTACGGGGTTCTCACTCAAAAGTATTTGTTGAATCTGAATCTGCCCGAATCTCAAGCCTCGATGCTGAATTACTATATGAGGGGCATTCAGTCGGCGGGCTCGCTTTTGCTCGATATGATCAATTCGGTCTTGAACCTTACGACAATCGAATCGGGCTACGAAAAACTTGAAGAACACCCGGTATTGACCGCTACGCTAAGCGAAGACCTGATAATGACTTTTGAACAGACTGCTAGGCAAAAGAGTGTCATGCTGCAGGTTTCTCGCAATATCAAGTCCCGCTGCGTGTATGTGGATAAGGTCAAGTTCCACCAGATTCTCTTGAATATCGTGAGCAACGCCATCAAGTACACTCGCGCGGGAGGACTTGTCCGTATTTCGCTACGCGACTTGCCGCACGAAACTCCGGGAATGTGCTACATCGAAATGATTGTCGAAGATACGGGCGTGGGCATTTCGGAAGAATTCCTGCCGAAGGTGTTTGAACTTTTTGAACGCGAACAGACGGCGCTTACCCGCGGAATCGATGGCACTGGCCTTGGACTGAGTATCGTGAAGAAACTGGTTGACTTGATGCGCGGAACGGTAAAGATTACAAGCCGAGTGGGCGAGGGAACCCGCGTAGTGGTGGTCACTCCGCACCAGATTGCCGAGGACCAGGTCGAAGAAGTTTCTGTCGAGGAATCGCCGTTTAAGAAATCCCTTGCCGGAAAACGAGTTCTCGTGGCCGATGACGATCCGCAAACGATTGAAATTGTTTCGAGCATGCTTGAAACTGCCAATGCCGATGTCGTTAGCGTCAATACCGGCAACGATTGCTATCGAAAAATTGATATGTCTCCGGCCGGTTCGTTCGACGTCGTGCTGATGGATGTGAAAATGCCTAAGGGCGACGGCCTTGAAACGACGGCGCGAATCCGTAAGATGGAAGATCGCCGCAAGTCGAAATTGCCAATTATCGCCTTGTCGGCAAGCGCCTTTGAAGAAGAAAAAAGGGCCGCTTTTGATGCCGGCGTAAATGGACACGTGACAAAACCGATTGATTTTGCGGAATTGTTCGCGTTGATTATGCGGTTATTGAAGTAG
- a CDS encoding ABC transporter permease: protein MKFRLTQETLNRLKRFRKNKRAFWSLIVLVVAYLLSLTSPWTVNDEPLLMRYQGKTYFPAFVRYSEADFGGEYQTEADYSKLFAAVRECEEDAAEGFTRAGGCPEIWAIMPPIAHDPLKADLSEDGTPPFAPSARHWLGTDSNGRDVLARLIHGFRICISFSLLLTVLGTFLGIVIGGIQGYLGKFWDTGMQRFIEIWSSLPMLYVVILIGSIYGRSFWLLILIMAAFNWISLSYYMRAEFLKLRGMTYVQSAKVLGMGHRHIFFKEILPNAMTPVVTLFPFTLIGGIGSLTSLDFLGFGLQPPTPSWGELMSQGLNNLYAPWISVSTVAALFVTLLLTTFVGEGVRDAMDPKSGDRYV, encoded by the coding sequence ATGAAATTTCGCCTGACACAAGAAACCTTGAATCGACTGAAACGCTTTCGTAAAAATAAGCGTGCGTTTTGGTCGTTGATCGTGCTTGTGGTGGCGTACCTGTTGTCGCTCACGAGCCCCTGGACCGTTAATGACGAACCGCTCCTGATGCGCTACCAGGGAAAGACTTATTTTCCGGCATTTGTCCGCTATAGTGAAGCGGACTTTGGCGGAGAATACCAGACCGAGGCCGATTACAGCAAGCTGTTTGCGGCGGTGCGCGAATGTGAAGAAGATGCGGCTGAAGGCTTTACGCGTGCTGGTGGCTGCCCCGAAATTTGGGCGATTATGCCTCCGATTGCCCATGACCCCTTGAAGGCGGACTTGAGCGAAGACGGAACGCCTCCGTTTGCGCCGAGTGCGAGGCATTGGCTCGGAACCGACAGCAATGGCCGCGACGTGTTGGCCCGCTTGATTCATGGATTCCGCATTTGCATTAGCTTCAGTTTGCTCTTGACGGTGCTGGGAACTTTCTTGGGCATTGTGATTGGCGGTATTCAAGGCTATCTCGGCAAGTTCTGGGATACGGGCATGCAGCGTTTCATTGAAATTTGGTCGTCGCTCCCGATGCTTTACGTGGTGATTCTGATCGGTAGCATTTACGGCCGCAGTTTCTGGCTTTTGATTTTGATTATGGCCGCGTTCAACTGGATTTCGCTCAGCTATTACATGCGTGCGGAATTCTTGAAACTGCGAGGCATGACTTATGTGCAGTCGGCCAAGGTCCTGGGCATGGGCCACCGCCATATTTTCTTCAAAGAGATTCTGCCGAATGCCATGACGCCTGTGGTCACGCTATTCCCGTTCACGCTGATTGGCGGAATCGGAAGCTTGACATCGCTAGACTTTTTGGGCTTTGGCCTGCAACCGCCTACACCTAGTTGGGGCGAACTCATGAGCCAGGGCCTGAATAACCTTTATGCGCCGTGGATTTCTGTCAGCACGGTGGCCGCTTTGTTCGTTACGCTCCTTTTGACTACGTTTGTAGGCGAAGGCGTGCGAGATGCAATGGATCCGAAGTCGGGAGATCGATATGTCTGA
- a CDS encoding ABC transporter ATP-binding protein translates to MSDAIGSPVLQVQNLSVAFGFDKNGKPREGITPLQVTDKVSFEINQGEFFALVGESGCGKSVTAMSILRLLPQPSAQIVEGSVLYRAGENASLVDLAKLPLAELQKIRGSEIACIFQEPMQALNPVVTIKKQLLEVFKFCGIKGDSLATIREMLTLAGFKDIDRVLDSYPHELSGGMLQRVCIVMALLSKPKLIIADEPTTALDVTVQAQVLAVLKDMANRTGTAVLLITHNMGIVSQYADRVAVMYAGRIVETGAVRDVIDSPMHPYTQGLLAAIPENHSDMRTMKSIPGSVPHPRDFAKGCRFADRCEKCAEQCRSEVVPPKQKAPDSLNHEANCFML, encoded by the coding sequence ATGTCTGACGCAATTGGTAGCCCGGTTTTGCAGGTTCAGAATCTCTCGGTCGCTTTCGGATTTGACAAGAACGGCAAGCCCCGCGAAGGAATTACTCCGCTGCAGGTAACGGACAAGGTCTCGTTCGAAATCAATCAGGGGGAATTCTTTGCGCTGGTGGGCGAGTCCGGCTGCGGAAAGAGCGTGACGGCCATGAGTATTTTGCGCTTGCTGCCGCAACCGAGTGCACAAATTGTCGAAGGTTCGGTGCTGTATCGCGCCGGCGAAAATGCATCGCTGGTGGATCTCGCTAAATTGCCGCTGGCCGAATTGCAAAAGATTCGTGGTTCCGAAATTGCATGCATTTTCCAGGAACCCATGCAGGCGTTGAATCCGGTGGTGACGATCAAGAAGCAACTGCTCGAAGTCTTCAAGTTCTGTGGCATCAAGGGCGATAGCCTTGCCACCATTCGCGAAATGCTGACACTTGCTGGCTTCAAGGATATAGACCGCGTTCTGGATTCTTACCCCCATGAACTTTCGGGCGGCATGTTGCAGCGCGTGTGTATTGTGATGGCTCTGCTTTCTAAACCCAAGCTCATTATCGCCGACGAACCGACGACAGCCTTGGATGTCACGGTGCAGGCGCAGGTGCTAGCGGTGCTCAAGGATATGGCAAACCGCACAGGGACTGCAGTGCTCTTGATTACGCATAATATGGGAATCGTATCGCAGTATGCAGACCGTGTGGCCGTGATGTATGCGGGCCGTATTGTAGAAACGGGTGCTGTTCGCGACGTGATTGATTCTCCGATGCACCCGTACACGCAGGGCTTGCTGGCGGCCATTCCCGAGAACCACAGCGACATGCGTACCATGAAGTCGATTCCGGGGTCCGTGCCGCATCCCCGTGATTTTGCGAAGGGTTGTCGCTTTGCGGACCGCTGCGAAAAATGCGCCGAACAATGCCGCAGCGAAGTTGTTCCGCCAAAACAAAAAGCTCCGGATTCATTGAACCACGAAGCGAATTGTTTTATGCTTTAG
- a CDS encoding NAD-dependent deacylase translates to MSSTKFPRLVVLTGAGISAESGLRTFRGNDGMWEHENIDDVCTPEGYYRDKKRVKDFYNFLRKGLKEHEPNAAHFALAELEERLGDDFLLVTQNVDNLHERAGSKRVLHMHGDLMRLTCEKNPKHEFIFEGEETLDTRCPFCGGMSRPDIVFFGEQPLYMEDIQDALRHCKEFVYIGTSSVVYPAAGFKSFAKSFGAKVTCLNLEVPTSDPYTDVFVEGKATDIVPKWCKEFK, encoded by the coding sequence ATGAGTTCTACCAAATTTCCAAGACTGGTCGTTTTAACAGGTGCCGGCATCAGTGCGGAATCGGGACTGCGCACCTTCCGCGGCAACGACGGCATGTGGGAACACGAAAACATTGACGACGTGTGCACGCCCGAAGGCTACTACCGCGATAAGAAACGCGTAAAGGATTTCTACAACTTCTTGCGCAAGGGACTCAAGGAACACGAACCCAACGCAGCTCACTTTGCGCTTGCAGAACTCGAAGAACGCTTGGGCGACGACTTTTTGCTTGTGACGCAGAACGTGGACAACCTGCATGAACGCGCCGGTTCCAAGCGTGTGCTGCACATGCACGGAGACTTGATGCGCCTTACCTGCGAAAAGAATCCGAAGCACGAATTCATTTTCGAAGGCGAAGAAACGCTGGATACGCGTTGCCCGTTCTGCGGCGGCATGAGCCGTCCGGACATCGTGTTCTTTGGCGAGCAGCCGCTTTACATGGAAGATATCCAGGACGCCTTAAGGCATTGCAAGGAATTCGTGTATATCGGCACGAGTAGCGTGGTCTACCCCGCCGCCGGTTTCAAGAGTTTTGCCAAGAGCTTTGGCGCCAAGGTGACTTGCCTGAATCTGGAAGTTCCGACAAGCGATCCTTACACCGATGTTTTCGTGGAAGGCAAGGCCACGGACATTGTGCCTAAGTGGTGCAAGGAATTCAAGTAA
- a CDS encoding M20/M25/M40 family metallo-hydrolase — protein sequence MEQKTIDSIVLAIHTKMPEYIKTLSDLVSIPSISFDNFDQKYVLESAEAVKQLFLDAGLTNVQFLLPPSGRPSVYGESLTSPDKPTVLLYAHHDVQPPMREALWNTKPFEASHQGDRLYGRGTADDKAGIVTHLAALEQVRAWKKNDGPNLKFLIEGEEESGSAGFEVILKKNAELLKCDAVIVADLGNFAKGTPSITTTLRGMSAVNVELKATKAPLHSGSWSGPIPDPGQVLCRMIASLTDGKGNILIPNFEDTLVPPTEAELASYKSLGMTEKIFRNDGGILESVKLKVPEDEILLSLWRRPSIVVTAMEIGSRTNAGNVLQNSAYARIGIRLAPGMDADVATQQLVEFLQSQVPYGLQCSIITEDGANPFVTDTAHPFFKKMSESMATAYNAETKFIGCGASIPGAELFRNTFGDIPILLTGLEDPECNAHGENESLYLPDFEHGIVAETLFFGGIC from the coding sequence ATGGAACAGAAAACGATCGATTCTATTGTCTTGGCAATCCATACGAAAATGCCGGAATACATCAAGACCTTAAGCGATCTGGTGAGTATTCCCTCCATCAGTTTTGACAATTTTGACCAGAAATACGTGCTGGAATCCGCAGAAGCCGTGAAGCAACTTTTCTTGGATGCCGGGCTTACCAACGTGCAATTTCTGTTGCCGCCGAGCGGACGCCCCTCGGTCTATGGAGAAAGCTTGACCAGCCCCGACAAGCCAACCGTGCTTTTGTACGCCCACCACGACGTGCAGCCCCCCATGCGCGAAGCTCTCTGGAACACCAAGCCTTTTGAAGCGAGCCACCAGGGCGACCGACTCTATGGCCGCGGCACGGCCGACGACAAAGCGGGCATCGTGACCCACCTGGCCGCCCTCGAGCAAGTGCGCGCCTGGAAAAAGAATGACGGTCCGAACCTCAAGTTTTTGATTGAAGGCGAAGAAGAATCCGGAAGTGCCGGATTTGAAGTCATCTTGAAGAAGAACGCCGAACTTTTAAAGTGCGATGCCGTGATTGTAGCAGACCTCGGAAACTTTGCCAAAGGCACGCCCTCGATTACGACGACGCTCCGCGGCATGAGTGCAGTGAATGTGGAACTCAAGGCGACCAAGGCTCCGCTCCATTCCGGAAGCTGGTCGGGCCCGATTCCTGACCCCGGCCAGGTGCTTTGCCGCATGATTGCAAGCCTTACCGACGGCAAGGGCAATATATTGATTCCGAACTTTGAAGACACCCTGGTGCCCCCGACCGAGGCTGAACTCGCCTCTTACAAGAGCCTCGGCATGACCGAAAAGATTTTCAGAAACGACGGCGGCATTCTGGAAAGCGTGAAGCTCAAAGTCCCTGAAGACGAAATTCTCTTGTCGCTGTGGCGCAGGCCCTCCATTGTGGTGACCGCGATGGAAATCGGCAGCCGCACAAACGCCGGAAACGTTCTGCAGAACAGCGCTTACGCACGCATTGGCATTCGACTCGCTCCCGGCATGGACGCCGATGTGGCGACCCAGCAGTTGGTCGAATTCTTGCAGTCACAAGTGCCTTACGGACTGCAATGCAGCATTATTACCGAAGATGGAGCCAACCCCTTCGTGACCGATACCGCTCACCCGTTCTTCAAGAAAATGAGCGAATCCATGGCCACCGCCTACAACGCCGAAACCAAGTTTATCGGTTGCGGCGCAAGCATTCCAGGTGCAGAACTGTTCCGCAACACATTCGGAGACATTCCTATTTTGCTGACGGGCCTTGAAGACCCCGAATGCAACGCCCACGGCGAAAATGAAAGCCTTTACCTGCCTGACTTTGAACACGGCATTGTCGCCGAAACCCTTTTCTTTGGAGGAATCTGCTAA
- a CDS encoding dihydroorotate oxidase — MSFNCVNHEYYLNFGDRVLALIRRIFHKYPEFRHDSLKHVARFAPYIPFMGGRPDLSKTLKRVITFPDHSNSLYLGCPIILAAGANKTAKRICDYANMGFGGISVGTATRKFREGNTHRPRIGFLENDRAIHNSMGLNNEGVEVIARRADEQLTKAHKVGLCVGVSVAETPGLTDDEEKLKDLLESFAIAYKAGDFIEINLSCPNTGESRVDMDLSLTERIFGEIMKYRNAQAIRKAVYAKISPDLSERHLVNVMDMIVRTGVNGVVVGNTYPTKKMSELPVESKLENLTPLRADGDCGGMSGRPLYENMMWNVTYIRKHYPQISVIACGGIDHGFKIFDLIKLGVDAVECYSVVAFRWMAAHAMRKELEAALFETGFKTLSDYDDHNPKQTKAV, encoded by the coding sequence ATGTCTTTCAACTGCGTGAATCACGAATATTACCTGAACTTTGGCGACCGCGTTTTGGCGCTCATTCGCCGCATTTTTCACAAATATCCCGAATTCCGCCACGATTCTTTGAAACATGTGGCTAGGTTTGCGCCGTATATCCCGTTCATGGGCGGGCGTCCGGACTTGAGCAAGACTCTCAAGCGCGTCATTACCTTCCCGGACCATAGCAATTCCCTGTACCTTGGTTGCCCCATTATTTTGGCTGCTGGTGCCAACAAGACAGCCAAGCGCATTTGCGACTATGCCAACATGGGCTTTGGCGGCATTTCCGTGGGAACTGCCACCCGCAAGTTCCGTGAAGGCAACACGCACCGCCCGCGTATTGGTTTTCTGGAAAATGACCGTGCTATTCATAACAGCATGGGCCTGAACAACGAAGGCGTCGAAGTCATTGCCCGCCGTGCCGACGAACAGTTGACCAAGGCTCACAAGGTGGGGCTTTGCGTGGGTGTGTCCGTGGCAGAAACCCCAGGTCTTACCGATGACGAAGAAAAGCTGAAGGACTTGCTCGAAAGTTTTGCCATCGCCTACAAGGCGGGCGACTTTATCGAAATCAATTTGAGCTGCCCCAATACTGGTGAATCCCGCGTAGATATGGATTTGTCGTTGACCGAACGCATTTTCGGCGAAATCATGAAATACCGCAATGCCCAGGCGATTCGCAAGGCCGTGTATGCTAAGATTAGCCCCGACCTGTCGGAACGTCACTTGGTGAACGTGATGGACATGATTGTGCGTACGGGCGTAAACGGTGTGGTGGTAGGCAATACTTACCCGACCAAAAAGATGAGCGAACTCCCGGTGGAATCCAAGCTCGAAAACTTGACTCCGCTTCGTGCCGACGGTGACTGTGGCGGCATGTCGGGTAGACCGCTCTACGAAAACATGATGTGGAACGTGACCTACATCCGTAAGCATTACCCCCAGATTAGCGTGATTGCCTGCGGCGGTATTGACCACGGGTTCAAGATTTTTGACCTCATCAAGCTTGGTGTTGATGCGGTGGAATGCTACTCGGTGGTGGCTTTCCGCTGGATGGCCGCGCATGCCATGCGTAAGGAACTCGAAGCCGCCCTGTTTGAAACGGGGTTCAAGACTCTTTCGGACTACGACGACCACAACCCCAAGCAAACGAAAGCTGTTTAA
- a CDS encoding thioredoxin-like domain-containing protein, translating into MKFSRIIPFVLLASGISFAVPWLGVTFKKSTFENHLALNVIGVHPESGCFSAGMVAGDQIVGVEGQTLTGMAQIQSAVNGHKAGQKVKIEIVREGKKKTLTVALTERPDDISSLTGSAIGSKIAKFGENFYKNGEKRKEKPKATLLDFWATWCGPCRKTLPVLANIYKKYSDKGVEVIGIADESVDVLNDFYAHQHASPYPLYRDAKKEMWMRYGIHAVPTLMLLDKDGYIKRVWSGAPTEYMIEQILKDVLD; encoded by the coding sequence ATGAAATTCTCCAGAATTATTCCTTTTGTCCTTCTTGCGAGCGGGATCTCTTTTGCGGTTCCCTGGCTCGGCGTTACTTTTAAAAAGTCCACTTTTGAAAATCACCTCGCCTTGAACGTTATCGGCGTGCATCCCGAATCGGGCTGCTTTTCGGCGGGCATGGTTGCGGGCGACCAGATTGTTGGCGTCGAAGGTCAAACGCTTACTGGCATGGCGCAGATCCAGTCTGCGGTCAATGGCCATAAGGCGGGACAAAAGGTCAAAATCGAAATCGTGCGCGAGGGTAAAAAGAAAACGCTGACGGTTGCTCTCACCGAACGCCCCGATGACATCAGCAGTCTCACGGGTTCCGCCATTGGCAGTAAAATTGCCAAGTTCGGTGAAAACTTTTACAAGAATGGCGAAAAGCGCAAGGAAAAACCGAAGGCCACCTTGCTCGACTTCTGGGCCACCTGGTGCGGACCTTGCCGCAAGACGCTTCCGGTGCTCGCAAACATCTATAAAAAGTACAGCGACAAGGGTGTCGAAGTCATTGGAATTGCAGACGAGTCTGTGGACGTGCTGAATGATTTCTATGCGCACCAGCATGCGTCGCCGTATCCGCTTTACCGTGACGCTAAAAAAGAAATGTGGATGCGCTATGGCATCCACGCAGTTCCGACACTGATGTTACTCGATAAAGACGGTTACATCAAGCGGGTCTGGAGCGGCGCTCCGACCGAATACATGATTGAACAAATCCTGAAGGATGTTCTGGATTAA